A genome region from Anastrepha obliqua isolate idAnaObli1 chromosome 4, idAnaObli1_1.0, whole genome shotgun sequence includes the following:
- the LOC129245851 gene encoding protein brown, giving the protein MYEIPTSLCLEWKNINYHVPSSEQNNYTFWQECRKVKELHILKDVSGHMKTGDLVAILGCSGAGKTTLLAAISQRLRGNLTGEVVLNGVAMGRDEMTRISSFLPQFEINVKTFTAYEHLYFMSHFKMHRKTTKAQKRQRVNDLLLACGLRDAAHTRIQSLSGGERKRLSLAEELITDPPFIFCDEPTTGLDSYSAYTVIKTLRHLCTRHRVSKHSLTSVYGEDSFSTPPISSEESTSQNSIEMEELQSNENILESIKEIPTLSVLNNSPNGRHKKAIICSIHQPSSDLFELFTHIILMDAGRIIFQGSTERAFQFFTNLGYVLPQNCNPADFYLKTISDSHTQGKDGELIKAKYDNEIWGRYSGSWLLPRSYSGDFLYNIKKFKKIRWVYQVYLLLIRFITEDSRNIKRGFISLGLFMITSVTLAVMYSGVSGLTQTSVQDLGGSIFMLSSEMIFTFSYGVTYVFPSALPIMRREVGEGTYSLSAYYVAVVLSFIPMAFFKSYVFFSVVYGAVYFQRGFMLYLSMGLVLAISAIAATGYGLFLSSFFETDTMATECAAPFDLLFLIFGGAYYNVDSIPFLKYFSLFFYSNEALMYNFWINVDEIGCPENLDHPCVENGLEVLKRGSFKTADYTYWVDCLGLLLLAIAFNVIAFCFIRKYVRRSGYY; this is encoded by the exons ATGTACGAGATTCCTACTAGTTTGTGTTTGGAGTGGAAGAACATCAATTATCATGTGCCATCGAGCGAGCAAAATAATTATACATTTTGGCAGGAATGTCGGAAGGTTAAGGAGCTGCACATCCTAAAAGACG TTAGTGGTCACATGAAAACTGGCGATTTGGTTGCCATATTGGGTTGCAGCGGCGCCGGCAAGACCACACTACTCGCTGCCATATCGCAACGTTTACGCGGCAATTTAACCGGCGAAGTCGTATTGAACGGCGTGGCCATGGGACGAGATGAAATGACGCGCATCTCGAGTTTTTTGCCACAATTCGAAATCAATGTAAAAACCTTTACCGCCTACGAACATTTATATTTCATG TCGCACTTTAAAATGCATcgtaaaacaacaaaagcacaGAAACGTCAGCGTGTCAATGACCTACTACTCGCTTGTGGATTACGAGATGCAGCACATACACGTATACAATCCCTATCAGGCGGTGAACGCAAGCGATTAAGTCTGGCTGAAGAG CTCATCACCGACCCACCATTCATATTCTGCGATGAACCCACCACGGGCTTGGACAGCTACAGTGCGTATACAGTGATAAAAACTTTACGCCATTTATGCACGCGTCATCGTGTTTCCAAGCATTCACTCACATCTGTATATGGGGAAGATTCGTTTTCCACACCGCCTATCAGCAGTGAGGAAAGTACAAGCCAAAATTCGATTGAAATGGAAGAGCTACAATCCAATGAGAATATTTTAGAATCTATTAAGGAAATACCTACACTAAGTGTACTGAATAATAGCCCTAATGGACGCCATAAGAAGGCTATCATCTGTTCCATACACCAGCCCAGCTCGGATCTTTTTGAACTGTTTACCCACATTATATTAATGGATGCGGGGCGTATTATTTTTCAGGGTAGCACAGAGCGTGCTTTTCAGTTTTTTACTAA TTTAGGTTACGTGTTACCGCAAAATTGTAATCCAGCcgatttctatttaaaaacaatatccgataGCCATACGCAAGGCAAGGATGGCGAATTGATCAAAGCGAAATATGATAATGAAATATGGGGCCGATATTCGGGCAGTTGGCTGTTGCCGCGCTCCTACAGTGGCGACTTTTTATataacatcaaaaaatt cAAAAAGATACGTTGGGTCTACCAAGTGTACTTGCTCCTAATACGTTTTATAACTGAAGATAGCCGTAATATTAAACGCGGCTTCATATCACTGGGACTATTCATG attACCTCAGTCACTTTGGCCGTTATGTACTCCGGTGTAAGCGGCCTCACACAGACGTCCGTACAAGACTTAGGTGGTTCGATATTTATGTTATCCAGTGAAATGATATTCACTTTCTCCTACGGTGTGACGTACGTCTTCCCTAGTGCATTACCAATTATGCGACGTGAAGTGGGCGAAGGCACTTACAGTTTATCAGCCTATTATGTGGCTGTTGTGTTGTCCTTTATACCGATGGCTTTCTTCAAAAGTTATGTTTTCTTCTCGGTTGTTTATGGTGCTGTATATTTTCAGAGAGGTTTTATGCTTTACTTGTCGATGGGTCTAGTATTGGCTATTTCGGCTATTGCTGCTACCGGATATGGTCTTTTTCTCTCGAGTTTCTTTGAGACCGACACTATGGCAACGGAATGTGCAGCGCCATTCGATTTGTTGTTTCTAATATTTGGAGGCGCTTATTATAATGTGGACTCGATACcgtttcttaagtatttttcattgTTCTTCTACTCGAATGAAGCtttaatgtataatttttggATTAATGTGGATGAAATAG GCTGCCCTGAAAATCTAGATCATCCGTGTGTGGAAAATGGTTTGGAAGTCTTAAAGCGAGGTTCATTCAAAACGGCTGATTACACTTACTGGGTAGATTGTTTGGGTTTGCTGTTATTGGCAATTGCTTTTAATGTAAtagctttttgttttataagaaAGTATGTTAGAAGAAGTGGttattattaa